In a single window of the Allobranchiibius huperziae genome:
- a CDS encoding FtsK/SpoIIIE family DNA translocase, whose product MGVAHVAGGAARRVGHTTHDVEPELRRDGIGFALIAIAIVVAAREWWGLQGAAGDVVHAVVAGTFGLVGLALPLVLLLLGVHMLRSPRGHQGTNRVITGLGILAVSACGLASVAHGTPSPTYRGGVSGAGGMIGFLASSPLVAAVHTWGTVPILLLVGFFAVLVLTGTPVQQIPERLGHLQDRLFGERATDEDDGPVDAVEHDLHGDEIDGPGRKRRSSRSARRAAEEDARRDGDEPFEQAAIVARTTKNGRRLRPGQKVPEGDEVVGEELLDAPATAAPTTAPTPDAVALPGTRTPAPMRVKEELQAPPTRPLPQRVEQLALAGDVTYTLPNSDLLAPGTPHKTRSAANDRVVESLTQVFEQFDINAQVSGFSRGPTVTRYEVELGHGTKVERVTALSKNIAYAVASADVRILSPIPGKSAIGIEIPNADREKVSLGDVLRSQAARSNEHPMVMGVGKDVEGGYVIANLAKMPHLLVAGATGAGKSSFVNSMITSILMRSTPDEVRMVLVDPKRVELTGYEGIPHLITPIITNPKKAAEALQWVVREMDTRYDDLAAFGYKHIDDFNKAVRAGKVTPPPGSERVIHPYPYLLVIVDELADLMMVAPRDVEESIVRITQLARAAGIHLVLATQRPSVDVVTGLIKANVPSRMAFATSSLADSRVVLDQPGAEKLIGQGDALFLPMGASKTMRVQGAWVTETEITEVVQHVKGQLKPHYRDDVTVVAAKKEVDEDIGDDLDLLLQATELVVTTQFGSTSMLQRKLRVGFAKAGRLMDLMESRGIVGPSEGSKARDVLVKGDDLPATLSLLRGDDVGAPFDGVAQTPLGVADDDDDPGEDAWSLTENGRT is encoded by the coding sequence ATGGGCGTGGCCCACGTCGCCGGGGGAGCGGCCCGCAGGGTCGGGCACACCACCCACGACGTCGAGCCGGAGCTGCGCCGCGACGGCATCGGATTCGCCCTGATCGCCATCGCCATCGTGGTCGCCGCGCGTGAATGGTGGGGACTGCAGGGCGCTGCCGGCGACGTCGTCCACGCCGTCGTGGCCGGCACCTTCGGCCTCGTCGGCCTCGCACTTCCGCTGGTACTCCTGCTGCTCGGTGTGCACATGCTGCGCTCGCCACGCGGCCACCAGGGCACCAACCGGGTCATCACCGGACTCGGGATCCTCGCCGTCTCGGCCTGCGGCCTGGCGAGCGTCGCGCACGGCACGCCCTCCCCGACCTACCGCGGGGGAGTGAGCGGAGCCGGCGGCATGATCGGTTTCCTGGCCTCCAGTCCGCTCGTCGCCGCGGTGCACACCTGGGGGACCGTGCCGATCCTGCTGCTCGTGGGGTTCTTCGCCGTCCTGGTCCTCACCGGTACGCCGGTGCAGCAGATCCCGGAGCGGCTGGGCCATCTGCAGGACCGGTTGTTCGGCGAGCGCGCGACCGATGAGGACGACGGCCCGGTCGACGCCGTCGAGCACGACCTGCACGGCGACGAGATCGACGGACCGGGCCGCAAGCGCCGGTCGAGTCGCAGCGCGCGGCGTGCCGCCGAGGAGGACGCCCGCCGCGACGGTGACGAACCGTTCGAGCAGGCCGCCATCGTGGCGCGTACGACCAAGAACGGCCGCCGCCTGCGCCCGGGTCAGAAGGTCCCGGAGGGTGACGAGGTGGTCGGCGAGGAACTGCTCGACGCACCGGCCACTGCTGCGCCCACGACCGCGCCGACGCCGGACGCGGTCGCACTGCCCGGCACGAGGACGCCGGCTCCGATGCGGGTGAAGGAGGAGCTGCAGGCGCCGCCCACCCGGCCGCTGCCGCAGCGCGTCGAACAGCTCGCGCTGGCCGGCGACGTCACCTACACCCTTCCGAACAGCGACCTGCTCGCACCGGGGACGCCGCACAAGACCCGCTCGGCCGCCAACGACCGGGTCGTGGAGTCGCTGACCCAGGTCTTCGAGCAGTTCGACATCAACGCCCAGGTCAGCGGGTTCAGCCGCGGCCCGACCGTCACGCGATATGAGGTCGAGCTGGGCCACGGCACCAAGGTGGAGCGGGTCACCGCGCTGTCGAAGAACATCGCCTACGCCGTGGCGTCGGCCGACGTGCGCATCCTGTCCCCGATCCCGGGCAAGTCCGCGATCGGCATCGAGATCCCGAACGCCGACCGCGAGAAGGTCAGCCTCGGCGACGTCCTACGCAGCCAGGCGGCGCGCTCCAACGAGCACCCGATGGTGATGGGTGTCGGTAAGGACGTCGAGGGCGGCTACGTCATCGCCAACCTCGCCAAGATGCCGCACCTGCTGGTCGCCGGTGCGACCGGCGCCGGCAAGTCCAGCTTCGTGAACTCGATGATCACCTCGATCCTGATGCGGTCCACCCCCGACGAGGTCCGGATGGTCCTGGTTGACCCCAAGCGGGTGGAACTGACCGGGTACGAAGGCATTCCGCACCTGATCACCCCGATCATCACCAACCCCAAGAAGGCCGCCGAGGCGCTGCAGTGGGTCGTGCGCGAGATGGACACGCGCTACGACGACCTGGCCGCCTTCGGGTACAAGCACATCGACGACTTCAACAAGGCCGTCCGTGCCGGCAAGGTGACCCCGCCGCCGGGGTCCGAGCGCGTCATCCACCCCTACCCGTACCTGCTGGTGATCGTGGACGAGTTGGCCGACCTGATGATGGTCGCGCCGCGCGACGTCGAGGAGTCGATCGTCCGCATCACCCAGCTGGCGCGCGCCGCCGGCATCCACCTGGTGCTGGCGACCCAGCGCCCGTCGGTCGACGTGGTCACCGGTCTGATCAAGGCCAACGTGCCCTCCCGGATGGCGTTCGCGACCTCGTCGCTGGCCGACTCCCGCGTTGTCCTCGACCAGCCCGGTGCCGAGAAGCTGATCGGCCAGGGTGACGCGCTCTTCCTGCCGATGGGCGCGTCCAAGACGATGCGCGTGCAGGGCGCCTGGGTCACCGAGACAGAGATCACCGAGGTCGTCCAGCACGTCAAGGGCCAGCTCAAACCGCACTACCGCGACGACGTCACGGTGGTGGCGGCGAAGAAGGAGGTCGACGAGGACATCGGCGACGACCTCGACCTGCTGCTGCAGGCGACCGAGCTGGTCGTCACGACCCAGTTCGGATCGACCTCGATGCTGCAGCGCAAGCTGCGGGTCGGCTTCGCCAAGGCCGGCCGGCTGATGGACCTGATGGAGTCGCGCGGGATCGTCGGCCCGTCGGAGGGTTCCAAGGCGCGCGACGTCCTGGTCAAGGGCGACGACCTGCCGGCCACCCTGTCCCTGCTGCGCGGCGACGATGTCGGGGCGCCGTTCGACGGTGTTGCGCAGACACCGCTCGGCGTGGCCGACGATGACGACGACCCCGGCGAGGACGCCTGGTCACTGACGGAGAACGGCCGGACATGA